The following are encoded together in the Blautia obeum ATCC 29174 genome:
- a CDS encoding SUMF1/EgtB/PvdO family nonheme iron enzyme: MPNFDDLKLSIEALSGGKNTVLFDDLGMPSVMVPFPKLKMSDLIAGGSENIHPAFSVDGVEKSVIYVSKYQNIVLNERGYSLPMRDPRASLNFDQAVTYCRNKGKGWSLTPYSLWSAIALWCRKNGTMPRGNNNYGADHAYGHEKGVPTYYESGKIARCATGSGPNTWNHNWMPDGIADLNGNVWEWCAGMRLMNGEIQIIPYANCMAADASMGASSTLWKAIAADGTLVEPGTAGTLKYNYVSGHIQLTSGDITPEDTWRGDTYQNMTLDSALTVPEIAKALLIYPDEPGGDYGGDGHYMNNSGERLPICGGRWLSTSSAGVFSVYLGNPRSSSDASIGFRSAYCEL, from the coding sequence ATGCCGAATTTTGACGATTTAAAGTTATCTATTGAAGCACTGTCCGGTGGGAAAAACACCGTATTATTTGATGATCTGGGAATGCCTTCTGTAATGGTTCCATTCCCGAAACTGAAAATGTCTGACCTGATTGCAGGAGGAAGTGAAAACATTCACCCGGCATTCAGTGTGGACGGAGTAGAAAAGAGCGTTATCTATGTTTCAAAATATCAGAACATTGTCCTGAATGAACGTGGATATTCCCTCCCGATGCGTGACCCAAGAGCAAGCCTTAATTTCGATCAGGCAGTTACATATTGTCGAAATAAAGGGAAAGGATGGAGCCTTACACCTTATTCCCTGTGGTCTGCTATTGCTTTATGGTGTCGTAAAAACGGAACCATGCCGAGAGGCAATAACAATTACGGAGCCGATCACGCATATGGACATGAAAAAGGCGTTCCGACTTATTACGAGAGTGGGAAAATTGCCAGATGCGCAACCGGATCCGGACCGAATACATGGAACCATAACTGGATGCCTGATGGAATTGCAGACCTGAACGGTAATGTTTGGGAATGGTGTGCAGGTATGCGACTGATGAATGGGGAAATCCAGATCATTCCATATGCAAACTGCATGGCCGCTGATGCAAGCATGGGTGCAAGCTCCACCCTTTGGAAAGCCATTGCAGCAGATGGCACACTGGTTGAGCCTGGAACTGCCGGTACTCTGAAATATAACTATGTGAGCGGACATATCCAGCTTACATCTGGTGATATTACGCCAGAAGACACTTGGAGAGGTGACACATATCAGAATATGACACTTGATTCTGCATTAACGGTTCCTGAGATTGCTAAAGCTTTGTTAATTTATCCTGATGAACCGGGTGGTGATTACGGTGGTGATGGTCATTATATGAATAACTCTGGCGAGCGTTTGCCGATCTGTGGTGGCCGCTGGCTCAGCACCTCGAGTGCTGGTGTGTTCAGCGTGTACCTGGGCAATCCGCGTTCCAGCTCGGACGCGAGCATCGGCTTCCGCTCCGCTTACTGTGAACTGTAA